gcttattgagccgcagcgctggccaaattTTCTGTTTAGGGAATGGAAATTGATGAATGTCTTCTAGTTGCCAACAGAAgcttattaaaattaattatacatatttgttcCTATATCAAGGAAATAACTatatttataactttatttttattgaaaagcagaatcacacacaaacacatagaccAAGAGGAGTCTTCGATATCCGCCCTCCTCTGCCCCTGTACACCCCAAAAgtgtgcaacagccaggtctgcaccATGAATTCAGGACTCCACAACTCAATCTGGTTTCCAACctaagtggcagagacccaaaaatgtgagtcatcacctgccaccctccatgatcggcattaacaggaggctagaattggcagtggagctgggactccaatccaggcattctgttataggctgcaggcatcccaagttgtAACTTAACTACAACATCAAGTGCCCAGCAGTACATACTATTATATATGCATCAGTCAACTAAATATTCTTCTTCTTGGACTGAGGCCTAATTTTGACTCTTTCCAAAGTCAGAAGAGTGTATTTAGGCTCAAgatcttttcttgttttaaatctaATCTAGCACGCAATTCAATGAAAATTCTTATTTTGCAATCAAACCTGTCGGCCTaatctaatttcctttttaatagcCTGTTCCtagaaagaacatttttttaatttatttgacagaggtagacagtgagagagagagacagagagaaagatcttcctctcGTTGGttcccccctaaatggccacaacagctggaactatgccaatccgaagccaggagcaggtgcttcttcctggtctcccatgagggtgcaggggcccaagcacttgggccatcctccactgccttcctgttccacagcagagagctgaactggaagaggagcaaccgggactagaacctggcacccatatatgatgcaggcaccacaggtggaggattagccaagtgaggcatggcactggccccagaacatttttttaacttacatttttttttttttgacaggcagagtgcatagtgagagagagagagacagagagaaaggtctccctttttgccgttggttcacccttcaatggccgctgcggccggtgcatctcgctgatccgaaggcaggagccaggtgcttctcctggtctcccatgcgggtgcagagcccaaggatctgggccatcctccactgccttcccgggccatagcagagagctggcctggaagaggggcaaccgggatagaatccggcgccccgaccaggactagaacccggtgtgccggtgctgcaaggcggaggattagcctgttaagccacggcgctggccttaactTACATTTTAAGACTCCTTAATTATGGGAGAGCaaatgagagctctgtttgaaATATAAATAACCTAAAAACGTTAATAAACAGACCAAAACAATCTTTGCTTCTTTTTAGagagagattattttttaaatttgcttgaaGAGCTTTTTCAGAGCCTCTTTTACATCCTTATTCCTCAGGCTGTAGATCATGGGGTTCAGCATGGGAAACACCACGGTGTAACAAAACCACCAAGGTAAGAGGCTGTTACCAAAAATGCACATAGTTTGAAGGACATGGCTTGGGCATAAAGCAGTGGCTTGGAGATGGCCATGTAGCGGTCATAAGCCATGGCAGCCAGCAGGTAGCACTCACTGTAGTCCAGCCCTGCAGAGAAAAAGAACTGGGCCACACAGCCCGTGAAGGAGATGCTTTTGTCTTCAGAGATGCAGGTCACTAGGATCTTTGGAGTGTAGACACAGGACAACCAGAGATCCAGAAAAGATAAATTCCCAATGAAAAAATACATGGGTGTGTATAGGCGGGAGTCATTACAGATTAACACTGTGAGGATGGTATTTCCTAGCACAGTCAGAGAGTACATGCCTAGGAACATGACAAAGAGAACCAGCTGCATATCAGGGTTTGCCGTGAAGCCCAGTAGGATGAACTCAGTCACTGTGTGATTGGTCCTCTCCATGATGTAGGTTGTCTAACCTAGAAGAAGAGGAAAGCACATAAGCTTAACTTTATTGGATGTATTTGGTTTAAACAGttcaagggtgcttcaaaagttCCATGGGAAATGGAAGGAAAGGGTATATTTTtgtggcaggcattgtggcataactttagttaaagctgctacttgggacgtCTGTGTCCCATATGTGAGTTCCTGTTTCAGTCCTATATGCTTTGTCTCTATACAGATCCCTGCTACATGTCTGTAAAGCAACAGATGGTGGCTTCTTTCCTTGAGCCcttgctgcccatgtaggagacctggacagagttctggacttctggttttggcctggcccaggcccagcctttgCAGTGATTTGGGAGCAAACCAGAAAATGGCAGAcacttccttttctgtctctccatcctttctctctctctctcactctgccttttaaataaataaataggtaaatactttttaaaaaagatttatttatttaaaaggcagagtgacagggagatggagagggagagagagagaggcagagagagaaagagagagagagagagagagtcagacagagagagagagatagagagaggtccgctggttcattctccagatggctgcaaagggcaAAGCCATGTCTATCTATctgaagcctggatccaggagcttcttccagatctctcatgctGGCTCAGGGGTTcagggacttgtgccatcttctactactttcccaggcaatagcagagagctggattggaagtagagctgccgggactcaaaccggtgcccatatgggatgccgctatgccacagaacaggccccaaataagtaaatgctttttttttttttttgacaggcagagtggacagtgagacagtgagagagagagagagagagacagagagaaaggtcttccttttccataggttcaccccccagtggccgctgtggacggcacgctgcggccggcgcactgcgctgatccgatggcaggagccaggtgcttctcctggtctcccatgcaggtgcagggcccaagcacttgggccatcctccactgcactcccaggccacagcagagagctggactggaagaggaggaaccgggacagaatctggcaccccgactgggactagaacccggtgtgccggtgcagcaggcagaggattagcttactgagccttggtgccggccagtacatactttttaaagaaataagtttattttattggaaatcttcaaaaaaattaagacataaacattgaaataatttcatattgatgcaattttttcatgaaatgtactttccatgaagtttttgaatgcCTTTGAGTATGCACAGATTACAAAAATTTTTCAACAGtaaacttctcttttttaaaatatatgtgtttacacacacacacacacacgtgtttatttgaatcagagagagacagagctcccattcactgactCCAAATTGTTCACATTGCTGGGGTTGTGCTAGGCTGAATCTGGCAGTCTGGATCACAagtcaagtctcccatgtgggtgacagtagAACTATCACTTGTGCCTTCACTGATGCCCCCTGGGTTCTACATTTGAAGCTGAATTTAGGAATTGGAGCCAGAAATGGAGCTCtgacactctgatgtggtatgtgggtgttttaactgctggaATAAATGCCTCTTCcctaatcttatcttttaattccattttctaccaaTTTTTTGAGGTGCTGGTGAATGTAATGTAATTCAGAAGCCAGTTTTTATTGCATGCAATTTATTTCTACTGTGTAATTTATGTAATACTAGAAATTACACACATTAAATTATAAGAAGCATCTATCAACAGAAATGTATCTAGGACCGCTAAAACTCTATTATGCCTTACGCATTGCAGTCATACTCACTTTTCATCAACCCAGTCACTTTGtagttaaagaaacaaaaattccaGTGCATGTAAGTTTTGttttatgtctgtttttgtgACCTAGGGAACCACTAATTTCACATTCAACTGTCATATTAATGCTAATAAATATCAACATTcataaataaacttatttctgAGTCAAACAAAGAACAGAATAAAATTGTTCAAGTTGGACTTCTGCTACTACCACGCACTTACAGGTTCAGGGACCTCTCATGGTTAAATCCACCCAATAAGTTTGAGTCCATATCTAATTTGGTGTTTGTGTATTTGCAACATTTTTTGTAGTTTACTATTTCTTCTTATCAAATATTCCAATTACATGGTTTCACAATGTCAAACAAACCTGCATGCTCTTTCTACAAGCTCTCAGAGTTATTATCCCAGCTTTTGAATTTCAGAATGTTCCTAGAATGAACTCCTGGGCCACTTGTCTTTTCCATACAATCAGTACGTGGTGGGTGTTCTCATCCAGTCTGATGACTTTAAATGCTCTGTACACATGAATCAGTCTGAATGTTATTATCTCTTGACATGTTTCCCCACTAAACTGAAGAGACGTGGATTGAAATACCAACCAGACCGCTCTTACAGAATTTCTACAGGGCCCTTCAAGAAAGGTAGCTTTCTGAGAAAAATCCCTTAACCTCCTTCTCTTTCACTCTTCGCCTCTGCGGGAAATGACATTATTGCCAATTAGGAAAACCTCCTAATATGATTCCTCACTGCTCTCTAGCTTTCAAACTGTCCATAATTATTTAGCAAGGCCTTCTGAACTTGACTGTCAAAATATATCCCGAACCTGGCCAGCTTTTCCCAGTTGCAAATCTTCTCTCCTAGACAAAGCTGCCATTATCTCTTCTCTGTGTTGTTGTCAAATGTTCATACACATTTCCTTATTTCTTACATAATCAGCAATTGGTATTATCCTTGGAAAGATActcaatcattttcatttttgatagTAATTTAGGATCTGTGTgtcttttttagaaattttatttaattatacaagtttcatttatttcatatatgcagatttaggaacatagatcTCCCTTTTTGTTTATACCATCTTATCTAAAAACCAACAGGACAATGATGAGACATTCAGATGCTTTCACAGAATATGAGGACCGTACATGTGTGGGGTCACTAATGTTTCCAAGGATTGCCCAGACAACCAACTGGCACATTCCTGTGTCTCTTTCCTTGAGAGCCTGCCCTGAGGATGAGTGCAGAAACACTCTGCTGTCCCCATCCAGGACCAGAGCACTTACCTGCAGCTCTCACCGTCACAGCCAACAGAGGAGCACACTGTGGGTCCAGGTGACTTTACCAGCTCAGGCTCCGCAGTGTGTTTGATTCCTCAAGCACCTTGGGGGTCCACAGTTATGATAGTCTCTGAAAAAACAATTAACCAAGAAGGTTATTGGCTTTATTTAGCAGTTCTTGCTGAATTCAAAAGAAGAGAATGGTTCAAAAAGTCATGGGAATGATTAAATACTGACAAAAATTCTGTGTACTCCAGAAAGACACTCTGTGAATTTATTTAGCTATAACTACATTGATTTAGAGGTGGGTTTGACTTATCATGCTTGTCTTTACAGATAGATTTCACAACAAACATATTCACTCTCACTTCTCCAGCACTCATCATGCAATATTAATCTTATAAGAATGGTGTCATGCTGGCTAATGTCCTTAAAAGCAGCTTGTCAAGTTTCTCTATTACTTATCATAACATTTATTTAACAGAGCCAGACACTCTGATTTGAGATTTTAAAGTGTTATCTTATCTTAACCTTTATGCtaattttgtgaaataaatatGCTTCCAACTTTACAGATGAGTTAACTGAAACACAGAAATGGCTTTTGTAAGCATTattcaagatcacacagctggaGACTGGTAGAGTCAGGATTCAAAACCAGTTCTTCAACATCTGCACACAAACCTGCATATCTATCTAACATTTACTGTGTCCTAGATACTCTGCCAGCCATTAAGCACAAAGGATAAGACTGAGACATGAGTCCCTATATAAATAAGGGTGTAGTATATTTGGagaaatcacttttttaaaacaagttaaTACAAGAGGTATGAAAAAATTATCACTCCACGTTGTGGGAGGCAGGCTGGAGTGGAGCCTCTCTAGGGGTGCTTGGAGCAGTGAGAATATGATGTCATGTTTTACACAGGAGGAGGAAACGTGTTCCTGTGCATGAAGAAAGAGTGTACAGTTACCATGTGGCAGGAGGGCATTCCTGACAAAGGAAGAAGAACCTAGAGCTATCAAGGCACAGAAGCAAGAAACAGAATAGGAAATGCCAGAATTGTCAGAAATTTAGCCAATATGTCCGAGAATAACCTTACGACAGCTAGAAAGGCTctgttctatttaaaaaaaaaaatttagcagaCCCATTCAAATATACATACCTGTGCTGTAGTCAGAACATTCTTAGctgcagtggcttaatctggaAAACCAGTATTAAAACTTTTGAGACTTCAGGAATTGTGGTGAAAAGACTTAGTACTGGAGAGGTAACTAGCAGTGCCACAATCAATGCATGCGCTGCAAGCCTCTGTAATGAATGCAGAGTCCTGTAATCCATCTCTGATACAGAATCAGGCAAGTGAGCAAGGCAAGCCCCTTCTGAAGAAGCAGTGTGACTCTTGAGATCACAAAGCAATGGGACAGCTAAGTCTAAGACAGTGCCCATCTCTGCATTCTATTTCCTATCACTAATACCTGCTAAGCCTCTTTCTGCcataaaataatttctcccttCATTCAGGAGCTTCTGCTCTTAGTCCCATCTTAAAGACAAGAACTACATAATCC
This window of the Lepus europaeus isolate LE1 chromosome 7, mLepTim1.pri, whole genome shotgun sequence genome carries:
- the LOC133763629 gene encoding olfactory receptor 9G1-like, with the protein product MERTNHTVTEFILLGFTANPDMQLVLFVMFLGMYSLTVLGNTILTVLICNDSRLYTPMYFFIGNLSFLDLWLSCVYTPKILVTCISEDKSISFTGCVAQFFFSAGLDYSECYLLAAMAYDRYMAISKPLLYAQAMSFKLCAFLVTASYLGGFVTPWCFPC